In the genome of Spea bombifrons isolate aSpeBom1 chromosome 11, aSpeBom1.2.pri, whole genome shotgun sequence, one region contains:
- the LOC128469039 gene encoding histone H4, with protein MSGRGKGGKGLGKGGAKRHRKVLRDNIQGITKPAIRRLARRGGVKRISGLIYEETRGVLKVFLENVIRDAVTYTEHAKRKTVTAMDVVYALKRQGRTLYGFGG; from the coding sequence ATGTCTGGCCGTGGCAAAGGAGGTAAGGGACTCGGGAAAGGTGGCGCAAAGCGGCACAGGAAGGTGCTTCGGGATAACATCCAGGGCATCACCAAGCCTGCTATCCGCCGTTTGGCTCGCCGAGGAGGTGTAAAGCGTATCTCTGGGCTCATCTATGAGGAGACCCGTGGTGTGCTCAAAGTGTTTTTGGAGAATGTGATTCGTGACGCAGTCACTTATACTGAGCATGCCAAGAGGAAAACCGTTACTGCTATGGACGTGGTGTATGCCTTGAAACGCCAAGGCCGTACTCTGTACGGTTTCGGAGGTTAA
- the LOC128468934 gene encoding histone H2A type 2-B-like: MSGRGKQGGKVRAKAKTRSSRAGLQFPVGRVHRLLRKGNYAERVGAGAPVYLAAVLEYLTAEILELAGNAARDNKKTRIIPRHLQLAVRNDEELNKLLGGVTIAQGGVLPNIQAVLLPKKTESHKPAKSK; the protein is encoded by the coding sequence ATGTCTGGCAGAGGAAAACAAGGTGGAAAAGTTCGTGCTAAGGCGAAGACACGTTCTTCCCGAGCTGGTCTGCAGTTCCCTGTTGGCCGTGTGCATAGGCTTCTTCGCAAGGGTAATTATGCCGAGAGAGTAGGGGCCGGCGCACCCGTGTATCTGGCAGCGGTGTTGGAGTATCTGACTGCTGAGATATTGGAGCTGGCTGGTAACGCTGCACGCGACAACAAAAAGACCCGTATCATTCCTCGCCACCTGCAACTTGCCGTTCGTAACGACGAGGAGCTCAATAAGCTGCTCGGAGGGGtcaccattgctcagggaggtgtTCTACCCAACATCCAGGCGGTGCTCTTGCCCAAGAAGACCGAGAGCCACAAGCCTGCCAAGAGCAAGTGA
- the LOC128468883 gene encoding histone H3: MARTKQTARKSTGGKAPRKQLATKAARKSAPATGGVKKPHRYRPGTVALREIRRYQKSTELLIRKLPFQRLVREIAQDFKTDLRFQSSAVMALQEASEAYLVGLFEDTNLCAIHAKRVTIMPKDIQLARRIRGERA; encoded by the coding sequence ATGGCTCGCACCAAGCAGACAGCCCGTAAGTCCACCGGGGGAAAAGCTCCTCGGAAGCAGCTGGCGACCAAAGCTGCGAGGAAGAGCGCTCCAGCTACCGGTGGTGTGAAGAAGCCACATCGCTACCGCCCGGGCACCGTAGCTCTTAGGGAAATCCGCCGTTACCAGAAGTCTACGGAGTTGCTTATCAGAAAGCTGCCTTTCCAACGGCTGGTCCGTGAGATTGCTCAAGATTTCAAGACCGATCTACGTTTCCAGAGTTCTGCTGTTATGGCTCTCCAGGAAGCCAGCGAGGCTTACCTCGTGGGGCTTTTCGAAGACACCAACTTGTGCGCTATTCACGCTAAGCGGGTTACTATCATGCCAAAAGACATTCAGCTGGCTCGTAGGATCAGAGGAGAACGTGCTTAA
- the LOC128468972 gene encoding histone H2B 1.1-like — protein MPDPAKSAPAPKKGSKKAVAKTQKKDGKKRKKSRKESYAIYVYKVLKQVHPDTGISSKAMGIMNSFVNDIFERIAGEASRLAHYNKRSTITSREIQTAVRLLLPGELAKHAVSEGTKAVTKYTSAK, from the coding sequence ATGCCTGATCCAGCGAAATCTGCGCCTGCTCCGAAGAAAGGCTCTAAGAAAGCTGTTGCGAAGACTCAGAAAAAAGACGGAAAGAAGCGCAAGAAGAGCAGAAAGGAAAGCTACGCGATCTATGTCTACAAGGTACTAAAGCAGGTGCATCCAGACACTGGCATTTCCTCCAAGGCCATGGGCATCATGAACTCGTTTGTCAACGATATCTTTGAGCGCATTGCCGGGGAAGCTTCACGCCTAGCCCATTACAACAAGCGCTCCACTATCACTTCTCGGGAGATTCAGACTGCTGTACGCCTCCTCCTTCCTGGAGAGCTGGCCAAGCACGCTGTGTCAGAGGGCACCAAGGCTGTTACCAAGTACACCAGCGCCAAGTAA